Proteins from a single region of Punica granatum isolate Tunisia-2019 chromosome 8, ASM765513v2, whole genome shotgun sequence:
- the LOC116215905 gene encoding uncharacterized protein LOC116215905: MESKPPIGGGAAPRKVRFAPKAPPTRKPKPAAVKIEVKDDDDDDSKAKDLLRRFNEGILKGKAKVERKVAPSQIAFGYGGAVTSIKSYGTRSKASNGNNHQGSFDGSFLRMEKEYQEPWDYYTYYPVTLPLRRPYSGNPELLDEEEFGEASETATFDENLTNSAEELGLVEENLEPSMFFIQLPPSLPMMKRSASSEGEEITESSKSSRKGCKLDDLPAGFMGKMLVHRSGAIKLKLGDSLYDVSVGSNCVFAQDAVAMNIEDKHCCVVGELNKRAVVTPDVDSILDGIDQL; encoded by the exons ATGGAGTCAAAACCTCCGATTGGCGGTGGGGCTGCCCCTAGGAAG GTGAGATTTGCACCAAAAGCTCCTCCCACCAGAAAACCGAAGCCTGCTGCTGTTAAAAT TGAAGtgaaagatgatgatgatgatgattccAAGGCCAAGGATTTGTTGCGGCGTTTCAAT GAAGGCATCTTGAAGGGAAAAGctaaagttgagaggaaag TGGCACCATCACAAATCGCATTTGGTTATGGCGGTGCTGTGACATCAATAAAGTCTTATGGTACACGAAGTAAAGCCAGTAACGGTAACAACCATCAAG GTAGTTTCGATGGTTCGTTCCTAAGAATGGAGAAAGAATACCAAGAACCATGG GATTATTATACTTATTATCCGGTAACTCTTCCTCTGAGGAGGCCGTACTCAGGAAATCCAG AACTTCTCGATGAAGAGGAGTTTGGCGAGGCTTCAGAGACTGCGACTTTTGACGAAAACTTAACAAACTCAGCAGAAGAACTCGGCCTTGTG GAAGAGAATTTGGAACCAAGCATGTTCTTTATTCAGTTACCGCCATCATTACCAATGATGAAGCGGTCTGCTTCTTCGGAAGGCGAAGAGATAACTGAAAGCTCAAAGAGTTCGAGAAAGGGCTGCAAACTAGATGATTTGCCAGCAGGCTTCATGGGCAAGATGCTGGTACATCGTAGCGGCGCCATCAAGCTGAAGCTCGGTGACAGTCTTTATGAT GTATCTGTGGGGTCAAATTGCGTGTTCGCTCAGGATGCCGTAGCCATGAATATCGAGGACAAGCACTGCTGTGTGGTGGGAGAACTCAACAAGCGCGCCGTAGTAACCCCTGACGTGGACTCGATCTTAGACGGTATAGACCAGCTATGA